In [Chlorobium] sp. 445, one DNA window encodes the following:
- a CDS encoding glycine--tRNA ligase: protein MSESKSAVKTKTETPEKVMEKIVSLCKRRGFVFQSSEIYGGLGACYDYGPLGVELKRHIKDAWWDAMTKEHDNIVGIDAAIMMHPRTWEASGHVANFSDPMIDDKTSKRRYRADHLIEAYIASLEKKGKHSEAERVQAEFIAAQNAENMTKALYELIIKEQIKSPDSGAFNWTEVRQFNLMFKTELGAVADDTSIIYLRPETAQGIFVNFHTVRESSRLKIPFGIAQIGKAFRNEIVKGNFTFRMIEFEQMEMQYFVKPGVQLEAFEMWQERRMKWYAERLGLKPENLSWYKHDKLAHYADAAYDIKYKFPFGTEEIEGIHSRTDYDLRRHQEYSGKNMEYVEPDGKTRYIPFVVETSAGCDRVFLAVLCDAYSEDIVEDEERVVLRLHPTLAPVKAAVLPLLKKDGLPEVAEKLFKDLQRHVKVQYDDAGSIGRRYRRQDEIGTPYCFTIDHETLKDDTITVRERDTTAQERINISQAKTYLTQKLLM from the coding sequence ATGTCAGAATCCAAATCAGCGGTAAAAACAAAAACGGAGACGCCTGAGAAAGTGATGGAAAAAATCGTCTCACTTTGCAAACGGCGTGGCTTTGTCTTTCAATCCTCAGAAATCTATGGCGGCTTAGGCGCCTGCTACGACTACGGTCCGCTGGGTGTGGAACTCAAGCGCCACATCAAAGATGCATGGTGGGACGCTATGACCAAAGAGCATGACAACATTGTCGGCATTGATGCGGCAATCATGATGCACCCGCGCACTTGGGAAGCGTCTGGACATGTTGCCAACTTCAGTGATCCAATGATTGATGACAAGACAAGCAAGAGACGCTATCGTGCCGACCACTTGATTGAAGCCTATATTGCCTCACTTGAAAAGAAAGGAAAGCATAGTGAAGCAGAACGCGTGCAAGCTGAATTTATCGCAGCACAGAACGCTGAGAATATGACCAAAGCGCTCTACGAGCTTATCATCAAAGAGCAGATAAAGTCCCCTGATTCTGGTGCGTTTAATTGGACGGAAGTACGACAGTTTAATCTGATGTTCAAAACGGAACTTGGCGCAGTGGCTGACGATACCTCTATTATCTATCTTCGCCCAGAGACTGCGCAAGGCATTTTTGTCAACTTTCACACCGTGCGCGAGTCGTCCAGACTCAAAATCCCATTTGGTATTGCTCAAATCGGTAAGGCTTTTCGCAATGAAATCGTCAAGGGCAACTTCACGTTTCGAATGATTGAGTTTGAGCAAATGGAGATGCAGTATTTTGTCAAGCCGGGTGTGCAACTCGAGGCGTTTGAGATGTGGCAAGAGCGGCGCATGAAATGGTATGCAGAACGCTTAGGCTTGAAGCCAGAAAATCTATCGTGGTATAAGCACGATAAGCTTGCGCACTATGCCGACGCTGCTTACGACATCAAATACAAGTTTCCTTTTGGTACAGAAGAAATTGAGGGTATACACTCGCGCACCGATTATGATTTGCGCCGTCATCAAGAGTATTCCGGCAAAAACATGGAGTATGTCGAGCCCGATGGCAAAACGCGTTACATTCCTTTCGTCGTAGAAACATCGGCAGGGTGCGACCGTGTCTTTCTGGCAGTGCTCTGCGATGCCTATAGCGAAGATATTGTCGAGGATGAAGAGCGTGTGGTGCTGCGTCTGCATCCGACACTTGCACCAGTCAAAGCTGCAGTACTGCCGTTGTTAAAAAAAGATGGCTTGCCCGAAGTTGCCGAAAAGCTATTCAAAGACTTGCAACGGCATGTCAAAGTACAGTATGATGATGCAGGCTCTATCGGTCGTCGCTACCGACGTCAAGATGAAATCGGCACACCATACTGCTTCACGATTGATCATGAGACACTCAAAGATGACACTATCACTGTACGCGAGCGTGATACGACTGCGCAAGAGCGCATCAATATCAGTCAGGCTAAAACATACCTTACTCAAAAACTTCTCATGTAA
- a CDS encoding glutathione peroxidase: MTDFVFKTITGETKKLSDYKGRVMLVVNVASRCGYTPQYRGLEALHEAYSPKGLSVVGFPCNQFGAQEPGSNEEILRFCTTNYGVKFDMMDKIDVNGEGAHLFYKWLTTHANPPGKVKWNFEKFLLGKDGTIRARFESRVAPDSAQLKQAIEEALAEECAPMLTSQSIL; this comes from the coding sequence ATGACGGACTTTGTCTTCAAAACCATCACAGGAGAGACGAAGAAACTCTCGGACTACAAGGGTCGTGTGATGCTGGTTGTTAATGTCGCATCCAGGTGCGGGTACACGCCACAGTACCGCGGCTTGGAAGCGCTGCATGAAGCCTATTCGCCAAAGGGGTTAAGTGTCGTTGGATTCCCGTGCAATCAATTTGGTGCGCAAGAGCCGGGCAGCAATGAAGAAATTTTGCGCTTTTGCACGACAAACTATGGCGTCAAGTTTGATATGATGGATAAAATTGATGTCAATGGTGAGGGTGCGCATCTGTTTTACAAGTGGTTGACGACCCACGCAAATCCGCCGGGCAAAGTAAAGTGGAATTTTGAGAAGTTTCTGCTTGGTAAAGACGGCACGATTCGCGCGCGTTTTGAGAGCCGTGTGGCGCCTGACTCTGCGCAGCTCAAACAAGCCATTGAAGAAGCATTGGCAGAAGAATGTGCGCCGATGCTCACAAGCCAATCCATTTTGTAA
- a CDS encoding 4-(cytidine 5'-diphospho)-2-C-methyl-D-erythritol kinase, which translates to MKAFAKINLALYLIDRLPSGYHLLETIFAPIHWYDELFFEPSDMLELTCDDPEIPTDETNLCLKAAKLLQAYTGIKDGVKIHLEKRVPVGAGLGGGSSDAALTLKALNEFWQLDIPTEKLQDLAVSLGADVPYFLAQSALTYATGIGEKLTHLGTTFPAALVVAYPHVPISTAWAYKNLKLNFPRSAPDLKTLTLKLCDSRDLEILRYFANDFEPTVFAAYPAVKELKNIFYFDFRADFALMSGSGSAVFGVFEHVSCAEDAMRQLSSRYAVSLTPPNFSPQTAQNKAD; encoded by the coding sequence ATGAAAGCTTTTGCCAAAATTAATCTCGCGCTCTACCTTATTGACCGTCTGCCAAGTGGATACCACTTGCTTGAGACTATCTTTGCGCCAATTCATTGGTACGATGAACTCTTCTTCGAGCCCTCTGACATGCTCGAACTGACATGTGATGATCCTGAAATTCCAACAGATGAGACAAATCTTTGTCTCAAGGCGGCGAAACTTTTGCAAGCTTACACGGGCATAAAAGACGGTGTCAAGATTCATCTCGAGAAGCGTGTGCCTGTGGGCGCAGGACTTGGTGGCGGCTCAAGCGATGCCGCACTCACACTCAAGGCGCTCAATGAATTTTGGCAATTAGATATTCCAACCGAAAAGTTGCAAGACCTTGCAGTCTCGCTGGGTGCTGATGTCCCCTATTTTCTTGCGCAAAGTGCACTGACCTATGCGACCGGCATTGGAGAAAAACTCACGCACTTAGGCACCACATTTCCAGCAGCCCTTGTGGTTGCCTATCCGCACGTGCCGATTTCAACAGCATGGGCATACAAAAATTTGAAGTTGAATTTTCCGCGTTCTGCACCTGACCTCAAAACACTCACCCTTAAACTGTGCGACTCACGCGACTTGGAGATTCTACGCTATTTTGCAAATGACTTTGAGCCAACGGTCTTTGCTGCTTATCCTGCCGTTAAAGAATTGAAGAATATTTTCTATTTTGACTTTCGTGCTGACTTTGCGTTGATGTCGGGCAGCGGGTCTGCTGTCTTCGGTGTCTTTGAGCATGTATCTTGTGCTGAAGATGCCATGCGCCAATTGTCGTCGCGCTACGCTGTCTCGCTCACGCCACCCAATTTCTCACCGCAAACTGCCCAAAACAAAGCCGATTGA
- a CDS encoding di-trans,poly-cis-decaprenylcistransferase has product MQEALKASGEIPTHIAIIMDGNGRWAKNRGQMRVSGHNAGVESVRDTVEACAELGVKFLTLYAFSKENWKRPQQEVLALMQLLIQALRKETKTLHDNDIRLNAIGNVMDLPPKVRMELAEAMELTKNNKRMTLSLALSYSGRWEITQATRRIAEAVRRGELKPEEITDEIFERNLATYGMPHPDLLIRTSGEFRISNFLLWQLAYTEIHISDCYWPDFRRQKLYEAIMDFQRRERRFGMTSEQLAALNSSSSVTIAPAATST; this is encoded by the coding sequence ATGCAAGAAGCGCTGAAAGCGTCAGGGGAGATTCCGACGCACATTGCGATCATCATGGATGGCAATGGTCGCTGGGCGAAAAATCGTGGTCAGATGCGCGTCTCAGGGCACAACGCGGGTGTAGAATCCGTGCGCGATACTGTCGAGGCGTGTGCAGAATTAGGCGTTAAATTTCTCACGCTCTATGCCTTCTCCAAAGAGAATTGGAAACGCCCACAGCAAGAAGTGCTGGCGTTGATGCAATTGCTCATTCAAGCCCTGCGCAAGGAGACCAAAACCTTGCATGATAATGATATCCGCCTCAATGCGATTGGCAACGTGATGGATTTGCCGCCCAAAGTGCGCATGGAACTTGCCGAAGCCATGGAACTGACCAAAAACAACAAGCGCATGACGCTCTCACTGGCGCTCAGTTACAGCGGGCGCTGGGAAATTACGCAAGCCACACGCCGCATCGCTGAAGCTGTCCGACGAGGCGAGCTCAAACCTGAAGAGATCACTGACGAAATCTTCGAAAGAAATCTGGCGACCTATGGCATGCCACATCCTGACTTGCTCATTCGTACCAGCGGAGAATTTCGCATTAGCAATTTCCTGTTGTGGCAACTGGCTTACACAGAAATTCATATCAGTGATTGCTACTGGCCTGATTTTCGCCGCCAAAAACTTTATGAGGCAATCATGGATTTTCAACGCCGTGAACGGCGCTTCGGTATGACAAGCGAACAACTGGCTGCACTCAATAGCAGTTCGTCTGTAACAATAGCGCCTGCTGCAACCTCAACATAG
- a CDS encoding phosphoribosylformylglycinamidine synthase I: MRFGIVVFPGSNCDHDALHVCQSLPNAEAKLLWHKSTDLEESDILILPGGFSFGDYLRTGAIARFSPIMTEVMRHAKLGKPVLGICNGFQILCEAGLLPGVLLRNVHRRFICKTVTLKVMQNDTIFTANYHQGEVLRMPIAHGDGNYFASPEVLHEMEDNGQIIFKYCNAHGEITDDANPNGSAHNIAGIVNKERNVLGMMPHPERAAESLLGSTDGRRLFESLVQRAVLQAM, encoded by the coding sequence TTGCGATTTGGAATCGTCGTTTTCCCAGGGTCTAACTGCGACCACGATGCGCTGCATGTCTGCCAATCTCTCCCAAATGCGGAGGCAAAACTGCTCTGGCACAAAAGCACCGACCTGGAAGAAAGCGATATTCTCATCTTGCCCGGTGGCTTTTCCTTCGGCGATTACCTGCGCACTGGTGCTATTGCACGCTTCTCACCAATTATGACAGAAGTAATGCGCCACGCTAAATTAGGCAAACCTGTCCTCGGCATTTGCAATGGCTTTCAGATTCTTTGCGAAGCAGGACTCTTACCAGGTGTGCTCTTGCGCAACGTCCATCGACGCTTTATTTGCAAAACTGTAACACTCAAAGTGATGCAGAACGATACGATATTTACAGCTAACTATCACCAAGGCGAAGTCTTGAGAATGCCAATTGCACACGGCGATGGAAATTACTTTGCTTCGCCTGAAGTGCTTCATGAAATGGAGGATAACGGACAGATTATTTTCAAATACTGTAACGCTCACGGTGAGATTACAGATGACGCCAATCCAAATGGGTCAGCGCACAACATCGCTGGCATTGTAAATAAAGAAAGAAATGTGTTAGGTATGATGCCGCATCCGGAGCGCGCTGCTGAAAGTTTGCTGGGTTCAACAGATGGGCGACGACTGTTTGAATCACTCGTGCAGCGCGCGGTACTTCAAGCCATGTGA
- a CDS encoding recombinase RecQ translates to MMTQELATTTASPQSARPDLAAKALAVLKNVFGYDAFRGGQESVILSLLSGRDTLGVMPTGQGKSLCYQVPALILPGVTLVISPLIALMKDQVDSLRVRGIPAAALNSQTSPGAAQKIFLELRHETLKLLFIAPERLQSPLFIQAMRGVQVSLVAVDEAHCISEWGYDFRPSYQKITAGLAQLGLPKRPTMLALTATATEEVLEDIKTYLELQHPHLYIGSFERPNLSLSVFQLENKRQKLLEILQKVSGPAMVYTMSRQLAEETAKFLLQHGISATYYHAGLRDEERTRIQEAYFKNAYRVICATNAFGMGINKPDVRVVVHLEPPETLEAYYQEAGRAGRDGEKSFAVLLFSKSDLERRRYFLENSFLSREEVETVFKELRTLGSHIEMAHETFLDMLYEKYGKTFNRIKLDAALELLEQYGIVHNRSSEVGSESLRVRISRSDFDALRHRSKDNAEKKVLEQILRSFGSVSFDRTIAFSLDTLRKKQA, encoded by the coding sequence ATGATGACACAAGAGTTGGCGACCACGACAGCTTCACCACAGTCTGCGCGCCCCGATCTTGCCGCCAAAGCCTTAGCCGTGCTCAAAAATGTCTTCGGCTACGATGCCTTTCGTGGCGGACAAGAAAGCGTGATTCTGAGCTTGCTTAGCGGGCGCGATACGCTCGGCGTTATGCCCACAGGTCAAGGCAAATCGCTCTGTTACCAAGTGCCTGCGTTGATTCTGCCCGGCGTTACACTCGTAATCTCTCCACTCATCGCATTGATGAAAGATCAAGTCGATTCGCTTCGCGTGCGCGGCATACCTGCTGCTGCCCTCAACAGCCAAACCAGTCCGGGTGCTGCACAAAAAATTTTCCTTGAACTGCGTCATGAGACACTCAAGTTACTCTTCATTGCACCCGAACGCTTGCAAAGCCCCTTATTTATTCAAGCCATGCGTGGCGTGCAGGTTTCTCTTGTTGCCGTCGATGAAGCACATTGCATTTCCGAGTGGGGATATGACTTTCGTCCAAGTTATCAGAAAATCACCGCTGGACTTGCGCAGCTGGGCTTACCTAAACGCCCGACCATGCTGGCACTGACTGCAACGGCAACCGAAGAAGTCCTCGAAGACATCAAAACCTACCTTGAACTGCAACATCCACATCTCTACATCGGTAGCTTTGAGCGTCCTAATCTTAGTCTTTCCGTCTTTCAACTTGAAAATAAGCGCCAAAAACTCCTTGAAATTTTGCAGAAAGTGAGCGGTCCTGCCATGGTCTATACCATGAGTCGCCAACTTGCTGAAGAGACCGCAAAATTTCTTTTGCAGCACGGTATTTCCGCCACATATTACCATGCTGGACTGCGCGATGAAGAGCGCACGCGTATTCAAGAGGCGTATTTCAAAAACGCGTATCGTGTGATTTGTGCTACGAATGCTTTTGGCATGGGCATCAACAAGCCTGATGTGCGCGTCGTTGTGCATCTTGAGCCTCCCGAAACACTCGAAGCTTACTATCAAGAAGCTGGTCGTGCTGGACGCGATGGGGAAAAATCATTTGCCGTCTTGCTCTTCTCCAAAAGCGATCTTGAGCGCAGGCGCTACTTTTTGGAAAACAGTTTTCTTTCGCGTGAAGAGGTTGAAACGGTCTTTAAGGAATTGCGCACACTAGGCTCGCATATTGAAATGGCTCATGAGACATTTCTTGATATGCTCTACGAAAAATATGGCAAGACCTTCAACCGTATCAAACTTGATGCTGCGCTTGAGCTTTTGGAACAATATGGCATTGTGCACAATCGTTCTAGCGAAGTCGGCTCTGAGAGCCTTCGCGTGCGCATCAGCCGCAGCGACTTTGATGCGTTGCGCCATCGTTCAAAAGACAACGCAGAGAAAAAAGTCTTAGAGCAAATTTTGCGCTCATTTGGCAGCGTGAGTTTTGACCGCACGATAGCATTTTCGCTTGATACTTTGCGCAAAAAGCAGGCATGA
- a CDS encoding geranylgeranylglyceryl/heptaprenylglyceryl phosphate synthase translates to MSFSQKTFEQLQQVKERKGAGFLLLIDPDKYSQSEVVSLASHAEECGADAILIGGSVMVTYRLDDYIRRIKAAVSLPIIIFPGSVMQISREADAILYLSLVSGRNPEYLIGNHVIAAPALYHLGLEPISTAYMFIESGTATAANFIAQTLPIPRHKPEIAVAHALAAQYIGMKVAYLEAGSGAAQSVPEEMIQAVSQTVSIPVIVGGGIRSPLEARDKVEAGASFVVVGNAFEQRRDKLYLRDMIDAVHIKAPKVV, encoded by the coding sequence ATGAGTTTCTCTCAAAAAACCTTTGAGCAGCTGCAGCAGGTAAAGGAGCGCAAGGGGGCAGGCTTTCTCTTGCTCATTGACCCCGACAAGTACTCGCAAAGCGAGGTTGTCTCTCTTGCCAGTCACGCTGAAGAATGTGGTGCTGATGCCATTCTCATTGGTGGCAGTGTGATGGTTACTTATAGGTTGGATGACTACATCCGTCGTATCAAAGCTGCTGTATCGCTCCCGATTATCATTTTTCCGGGCAGCGTGATGCAAATCTCACGCGAAGCCGATGCGATACTGTATCTCTCACTCGTGAGCGGACGCAATCCCGAATATCTCATCGGCAATCATGTCATTGCAGCGCCTGCACTGTATCATCTTGGCTTAGAGCCTATTTCAACGGCGTATATGTTCATTGAATCAGGCACAGCGACTGCCGCCAATTTTATTGCGCAAACGCTGCCGATTCCACGCCACAAGCCTGAAATTGCAGTGGCGCATGCGCTTGCGGCTCAATATATCGGTATGAAAGTCGCTTACTTGGAAGCTGGAAGTGGCGCTGCACAGTCCGTCCCTGAAGAGATGATTCAAGCCGTGTCGCAAACCGTCTCAATACCTGTTATTGTGGGCGGCGGCATACGCTCTCCGCTCGAGGCACGCGACAAGGTAGAAGCTGGGGCAAGTTTTGTCGTTGTCGGCAATGCCTTTGAGCAGCGGCGCGATAAGCTCTACCTACGTGACATGATTGACGCCGTGCACATCAAAGCTCCAAAAGTCGTTTGA
- the pssA gene encoding CDP-diacylglycerol--serine O-phosphatidyltransferase, translating to MPRVSRSAVPSTFTVMNMVCGYASIVTASDGNIVASGWFIIFAALFDTIDGFIARLTNSASDFGVELDSLSDLVSFGAAPAFLAYKSGLDTLGIVGLLISAMLMVGSGLRLARFNVQLTGYKDYFSGLPTPSQAMTIAAFAVWLVSENVLTSEQKLGALIALTLTLSLLMISKVRYEKLPKPTQEEFRERPVKFSLVILASVMILMFQAKGLLIVMLCYIVVGIVRSLYDFFFEEMPNEKLSESNTLTNTELSKKQPS from the coding sequence ATGCCACGCGTCTCTCGCTCGGCTGTCCCTTCGACATTCACCGTGATGAATATGGTGTGTGGCTATGCATCAATCGTTACGGCAAGTGATGGTAACATTGTCGCCTCGGGCTGGTTTATCATCTTCGCAGCGCTCTTCGATACGATCGATGGCTTTATTGCACGCCTCACAAACTCTGCTTCTGATTTCGGTGTAGAATTGGATTCGCTCTCCGACTTGGTCTCATTTGGTGCAGCGCCTGCCTTTTTAGCTTACAAATCAGGATTGGATACGCTGGGCATTGTAGGCTTGCTCATCAGTGCGATGCTCATGGTGGGCAGTGGACTGCGTCTTGCGCGCTTCAATGTGCAACTTACAGGCTACAAAGATTACTTTTCGGGTCTGCCGACACCATCTCAAGCCATGACCATTGCAGCGTTTGCAGTGTGGCTGGTAAGCGAAAACGTCTTGACGAGTGAACAAAAACTCGGCGCGCTGATTGCGCTGACGCTGACACTTTCGCTCTTGATGATTAGCAAGGTGCGTTACGAAAAATTGCCAAAACCTACACAAGAAGAATTTCGAGAGCGCCCAGTCAAATTCTCGCTGGTGATTCTTGCAAGCGTGATGATACTGATGTTTCAAGCCAAAGGTCTACTTATCGTAATGCTGTGCTACATCGTGGTAGGCATTGTGCGCTCACTCTACGATTTCTTTTTCGAAGAAATGCCTAATGAAAAACTCTCAGAGTCAAATACACTGACAAACACCGAACTTTCCAAAAAACAACCTTCGTAA
- a CDS encoding phosphoribosylformylglycinamidine synthase codes for MLFKAKVIVTLRKSILDVQGKAVLHALKSLAYSAVKSVRIGKYIELEIEAQTREAALTLAESACKKLLANPVMEDFEVEVEELTQASTQ; via the coding sequence ATGCTCTTCAAAGCTAAAGTGATTGTAACACTGCGTAAGTCTATTCTGGATGTGCAAGGCAAAGCCGTTCTGCATGCGCTAAAGAGTCTTGCATACAGCGCAGTCAAATCAGTGCGCATCGGCAAGTATATTGAACTTGAAATAGAGGCGCAGACACGTGAAGCAGCCTTGACTCTTGCAGAATCTGCGTGCAAAAAATTGTTAGCAAATCCTGTCATGGAAGATTTTGAGGTCGAAGTCGAAGAACTCACGCAAGCCTCTACACAATAG
- the bamA gene encoding outer membrane protein assembly factor BamA: protein MHPMMRHLLHISAVLSCLFFLAFVGKTYAHALDTLLIKEPEFEGSEPRQYRVLGIRVQGLSTIEERDVLARFPIEIGKTLTVPGPELSDAIKRLWRQKLFSDIKVEIEQKTFEGVFLVVTVREYPVLAEIVFEGNRTYSTEDLLKKVQLVRGATLTDQAIESAYQRLKRFYEEEGFLLTDIRYEVKETTGGRATLYFYIRESSYVTIERITWKGNKAFDNWSLNWYLEETKENNWWRNIFGRPRFDRKKFEEDKQKLINNAYRANGYRDARIISDSVYYSEDRTKLFIDITVSEGPKYVIRNVKFEGNTVYPSEFLEAVFGVKKGDVYNQKKLEERLRFSQEGGDISSLYLDRGYLAMRPDLEETVVEGDSVDLRIYISEGNQFRLRHVNIKGNTKTKDHVVRRELYTVPGDLFSRENIIRSVRQLAQLNYFDAEKINPDVQPIPQTEEVDITYELIEKQTDTFNASAGFSAVLGFTGAIGFTFNNFSLQDITRGDAYTPLPHGDGQRLDLQWQFGRFNFNVLSLSFSEPWAFGTPTTLGFSIFDQRQNFGFEFQQTGASLSIGRRLTWPDDYFRIDYTLRYQLNRGGFIQIANQPSVADEFSIIQVISRNSLDNPIFARRGSDVSLSTQISGGPFLPGTVDFYKFVFKNQWFAPIVGNLVFMFNSEFGYLGRFNESDFVFPQNFFFMGGSGISFIPTIPLRGYLDQTIGNFEQGLQIPTGNVYSKFTAEIRYPISLNPQATVFALLFAEGGNVWRRFGDVNLADLKRSVGVGVRLFLPIIGLVGLDYGFGFDPVIARPGQANQGWNFIFTFGQFAR from the coding sequence ATGCACCCGATGATGCGACACCTACTTCATATCTCTGCAGTGCTCAGCTGTCTCTTCTTTTTGGCTTTTGTGGGCAAGACTTACGCACATGCTCTGGATACACTGCTCATCAAAGAACCTGAATTTGAAGGCAGCGAACCACGACAATACCGCGTGCTAGGCATCCGCGTACAAGGGCTCTCCACCATTGAAGAGCGCGATGTGCTTGCACGCTTCCCAATCGAAATTGGCAAAACGCTGACCGTGCCCGGACCTGAACTCAGTGATGCCATCAAACGGCTCTGGCGACAGAAGCTCTTTAGCGACATCAAAGTCGAAATCGAGCAGAAGACCTTCGAGGGCGTCTTTCTCGTGGTAACGGTGCGCGAGTATCCTGTCTTAGCTGAAATCGTCTTCGAAGGCAACCGCACTTACAGCACTGAAGACTTACTTAAGAAGGTCCAACTTGTACGCGGTGCAACACTCACCGACCAAGCCATTGAAAGTGCTTATCAACGCCTCAAACGCTTCTACGAAGAAGAAGGCTTTCTTTTGACCGACATTCGCTACGAAGTTAAAGAGACGACAGGTGGCAGAGCGACCCTGTACTTCTACATCCGCGAAAGCTCGTATGTAACAATTGAACGCATCACATGGAAAGGCAATAAAGCCTTCGATAACTGGTCGCTCAACTGGTATCTTGAAGAAACAAAAGAAAACAACTGGTGGCGCAACATCTTCGGACGACCGCGCTTCGACCGAAAGAAGTTTGAGGAAGACAAACAAAAACTCATCAACAATGCTTACCGCGCCAATGGGTATCGTGACGCCCGCATCATCTCAGATTCAGTGTATTACTCCGAAGATCGCACTAAACTCTTCATTGATATCACGGTCTCGGAAGGACCAAAATATGTCATTCGTAATGTCAAGTTTGAGGGCAATACGGTCTATCCGTCAGAGTTTTTAGAAGCAGTGTTTGGCGTAAAAAAAGGCGACGTCTATAACCAAAAGAAATTGGAAGAACGCTTGCGCTTCTCACAAGAAGGTGGCGATATCAGCTCACTGTATCTCGATAGAGGCTACCTTGCAATGCGCCCAGATTTGGAAGAAACCGTCGTCGAAGGCGATTCGGTCGATCTGCGCATCTATATCAGCGAAGGCAATCAATTTCGTTTGCGCCATGTGAATATCAAGGGCAATACGAAGACAAAGGATCATGTTGTGCGCCGTGAACTCTATACGGTGCCGGGCGACCTCTTCAGCCGCGAAAATATTATTCGCAGCGTACGCCAACTTGCACAACTCAACTACTTTGATGCAGAGAAAATCAATCCCGACGTACAGCCGATTCCGCAGACCGAAGAAGTCGACATCACCTATGAACTCATAGAAAAGCAAACCGACACCTTCAACGCCTCAGCTGGGTTCAGCGCAGTGCTAGGTTTTACAGGCGCCATTGGCTTTACGTTCAATAACTTTTCTCTGCAAGATATCACGCGCGGCGATGCTTACACGCCCTTGCCCCACGGCGATGGACAGCGGCTTGATTTGCAATGGCAATTTGGTCGCTTCAACTTCAACGTGCTCTCGCTCTCATTCTCAGAACCGTGGGCGTTTGGTACACCAACTACACTGGGCTTCAGCATCTTCGACCAGCGCCAAAACTTCGGATTTGAATTCCAACAAACCGGCGCTTCGCTCTCAATCGGTCGCCGCCTGACTTGGCCCGATGATTACTTCCGCATTGATTACACGCTGCGCTATCAACTCAACCGTGGCGGCTTTATCCAAATCGCTAATCAGCCATCGGTTGCCGATGAATTCTCGATTATTCAAGTCATTAGCCGCAATAGTTTAGACAATCCCATTTTCGCGCGCCGTGGCTCCGATGTCTCACTCTCCACACAAATTTCGGGCGGTCCGTTTCTGCCCGGCACTGTGGATTTCTACAAGTTCGTCTTCAAAAATCAATGGTTTGCACCAATCGTCGGTAACCTTGTCTTTATGTTCAATAGTGAGTTTGGCTACTTAGGACGATTCAACGAAAGCGACTTTGTCTTTCCGCAAAACTTTTTCTTCATGGGCGGCAGTGGAATTTCTTTCATTCCAACCATTCCACTGCGTGGTTACCTTGACCAAACTATTGGTAACTTTGAGCAGGGCTTACAAATCCCAACCGGTAATGTCTATTCCAAATTCACTGCTGAAATTCGCTATCCGATTTCACTCAATCCACAGGCAACAGTGTTCGCACTGCTCTTTGCAGAAGGTGGCAATGTCTGGCGCCGCTTCGGCGATGTAAATCTGGCAGACCTCAAACGCTCGGTCGGTGTAGGCGTACGCCTCTTCTTGCCTATCATTGGTCTTGTCGGTCTCGACTACGGCTTCGGCTTCGATCCCGTGATTGCACGCCCAGGACAAGCTAATCAAGGATGGAACTTTATCTTTACCTTCGGTCAGTTTGCACGTTAA